In the Planctomycetaceae bacterium genome, CCAGAGACGATCCAGCCGCGGTCTGCAGCAGCCAGGCACCCTGCGGAACCTTCAGTACTTCCCGCGTCATCACCCACGCCGTCGCCGGATTGACGAAAAACGTGGCCGCCTGTTCGACAGACAGGTGGCTGCTGACGGGAATAACCCGGTCGGCGGGCGCAATCGCGTACTCGGCCCAGTTACCGCCTGACTGATTCAGCACGACGACTCGTTTGCCTTTGAACAGCCGCCCGCGAAGTCCTCCACCCGATCCTTCGACAATTCCGACGCCTTCAAAGCCTGGCGTTGCCGGAAGCTGCGGCTGCACGCCGTAGATTCCGCGGATAAACATCATGTCGGACGGATTGACGGGACTGGCCAGCATTCGAACCAGCACCTGCCCGTGTTTCGGCTGCGGGACGGACGCGTCAACGCACTGCAGCACGTCACGAGGTTCGCCGGTCACCGGAAATTGAATCGTTTTCATATGAACGCTTCCTGGATGCGTCAGCGTGACTCGTCGCGATGCTTCCTTCAACCGATCAGCAGAAGTTGCGGCTGCAGAAGGGCGTCTCGCGTGGCGCTGAGTATCCGCAGGAGACCAGTACAGCAGCAGAAATCTCGCCGTGCCCGTATCCTCGCATGCACCTCTCCCAGCGCAGCGGCAGGGAGAGGTTCTTGCACCAGCACCGCGCATGGCAGGGCCGCGCACCCACCTCTCCCAGCGCAGCGGCAGGGAGAGGTCGGGCGAGCGGAGCGATGCCCGGGAGAGGGCCGACCGCGCGTTCAGCGTTCCGACATCGCAGCGCGATCAACGCGCGAACGTCCCCTCCCCCGAACGTCGCTTCGCTCGTTCGACCCCTCCCTTTTGCCTTCGGCCGGGAGGGGTTCTTGCACCAGCACCGCCCATGGCACGCGGACGCGCACAGCTACGAGTCCCGCGTTGCGGGGAGTTCTGCGGGGGCCGAACGTCAGCCTGCTGACGCCGCCGAGCGTTCGCCTGGAGGCGCGGTTCGGCGTAGCATGTTGTATTCGATCGAGCGCTGGTGCCCACCGCGCGAACATCCTGACAGCCCGGAACGAAGTACGAAACTTACACCATGAACCGCCTGGCTCACGAGACCAGCCCGTATCTGCTGCAGCACGCGTCCAACCCGGTCGACTGGTATCCCTGGGGCGACGACGCGTTTCAGACCGCGCGGGAACGCGATTGTCCCATCTTTCTCAGTATCGGCTACAGCGCCTGTCACTGGTGCCATGTGATGGAACACGAAAGCTTCGACAACGCGGACATCGCCCGGCTGATGAATGAAACATTCGTCAACATCAAAGTTGACCGTGAAGAACGGCCGGATCTGGATCAGATCTACATGAGTTCCGTAATGGCCCTGACGGGACGCGGCGGCTGGCCGATGTCCGTGTTTCTGACTCCGGAACTAAAACCGTTCTTCGGCGGAACCTATTGGCCTCCGGACGCTCGTATGGGAATGCCGGGATTCCGTCAGATCGTGTCGAAAATCGGTGCGGCCTGGAGGCAGCGGCGCGACGACATCGAAGACAATTCCCGGCAACTGGCCGCCGCTGTTATTCAAATGAGCGTGCCCGCGGGCCGGCCCGGTGAACCGGACGACAAACTTCTTTCCGCCGCGATGTCCGACTTGCTGCAGGCGGCGGATGCGCGTTTTGGTGGCTTCGGCGGAGCGCCCAAGTTTCCTCACGCGATGGACCTGCGACTGCTGCTGCGCCTGTGGGTTCGGTTTCAGAATTCTGAGGCTCTGCAAGTATCCCGATTCACTTGTGACCGAATGGCGGCCGGCGGCATTTACGACCATCTGGGCGGAGGTTTCCACCGATATTCAACGGACGCGCGGTGGCTGGTGCCGCACTTCGAAAAGATGCTGTATGACAACGCACTGCTGACGTCCGCGTATGCGGAACTGCTGCAGATCACCGGGTCGCCGGAGCACGAACGAGTGCTCACGGAGACCCTGGACTATGTGCTTCGTGAAATGACGCTCGACAGCGGCAGCTTCTGCAGTACTCAGGACGCCGACAGCGAAGGTGAAGAAGGCCGCTTCTTTGTCTGGTCGCTGGCTGAAGTCACCGAAGTCCTCGGCATTGCCGATGCGAAACTGTTCGCGGCCGCGTACGACGTCACTCAAGCGGGCAACTGGGAAGGCAGCAACATCCTGAATCGGCCACGACCGCTGAAAGACGTGGCGGACGATTTTCGGATGACTCGCGAAGAACTCGTGCAGGCGCTTGCGCCGCTGAAACAACGGTTGTTTGACGTACGAAAACAGCGAACAGCGCCGGGGACAGACGACAAGATCATCACGGCCTGGAACGGCAT is a window encoding:
- a CDS encoding thioredoxin domain-containing protein, with translation MNRLAHETSPYLLQHASNPVDWYPWGDDAFQTARERDCPIFLSIGYSACHWCHVMEHESFDNADIARLMNETFVNIKVDREERPDLDQIYMSSVMALTGRGGWPMSVFLTPELKPFFGGTYWPPDARMGMPGFRQIVSKIGAAWRQRRDDIEDNSRQLAAAVIQMSVPAGRPGEPDDKLLSAAMSDLLQAADARFGGFGGAPKFPHAMDLRLLLRLWVRFQNSEALQVSRFTCDRMAAGGIYDHLGGGFHRYSTDARWLVPHFEKMLYDNALLTSAYAELLQITGSPEHERVLTETLDYVLREMTLDSGSFCSTQDADSEGEEGRFFVWSLAEVTEVLGIADAKLFAAAYDVTQAGNWEGSNILNRPRPLKDVADDFRMTREELVQALAPLKQRLFDVRKQRTAPGTDDKIITAWNGMMISGMSLASRVLGEPRYWKAAGRAADDILQNLRADDGRLFHTARHGRPSIRAFADDYACLIDGLVELYQATFDESRIDQGAELADLLLADFFDESSGGFFYTAETQSTPITRIRDSQDGATPSANSMAATALLKLSVLTGRSQYRDAAESTLKMLDSQLRKSPMSGGQSLIAVDHAIGPMPEVVIQLPGDNWQESQTVSFLRRRFAPGLMLAVRTARHRDSPALRSALLDPLFEGRDADPSRETIWVCQRGRCREPVNAADDVRRVLDGILPLPESIRG